A genomic stretch from Theropithecus gelada isolate Dixy chromosome 2, Tgel_1.0, whole genome shotgun sequence includes:
- the TRIM42 gene encoding tripartite motif-containing protein 42, protein METAMCVCCPCCTWQRCCPQLCSCLCCKFIFTSERNCTCFPCPYKDERNCQFCHCTCSESPNCHWCCCSWANDPNCKCCCTASSNVRCYYYESRCCRNTIVTFHKGRLRSVHISSKTALRIGSSNTQLDEVKSVPAKSHLVNHLNCPMCSRLRLHSFMLPCHHSLCEKCLRQLQKHAEVTENFFILICPVCDRSHCMPYSNKMQLPENYLRGRLTKRYMQQHGYLKWRFDRSSGPILCQVCRNRRIAYKRCITCRLNLCNDCLKAFHSDVAMQDHVFVDTSAEEQDEKICIHHPSSRIIEYCRNDNELLCTFCKFSFHNGHDTISLIDACSERAASLFSAIAKFKAVRYEIDNDLMEFNILKNSFKADKEAKRKEIRNGFLKLRSILQEKEKIIMEQIENLEVSRQKEIEKYVYVTTMKVNEMDGLIAYSKEALKETGQVAFLQSAKILVDQIEDGIQTTYRPDPQLRLHSINCMPLDFVELSSAIHELFPTGPKKVCSSGDSLPSRYPVHSETMIARKVTFSTHSLGNQQIYQRSSSILSFSNTEEKAKVGLEACGRAQSATPAKPTDGLYTYWCAGADSQSVQNSSSFHNWYSFNDGSVKTPGPIVIYQTLVYPRAAKVYWTCPTEDVDSFEMEFYEVITSPPNNVQMELCGQIRDIMQQNLELHNLTPNTEYVFKVRAINDNGPGQWSDICKVVTPDGHGRNRAKWGLLKNIQSALQKHF, encoded by the exons ATGGAAACTGCTATGTGCGTTTGCTGTCCATGTTGTACATGGCAGAGATGTTGTCCTCAGTTATGCTCCTGTCTGTGCTGCAAGTTCATCTTCACCTCAGAGCGGAACTGCACCTGCTTCCCCTGCCCTTACAAAGATGAGCGGAACTGCCAGTTCTGCCACTGCACCTGTTCTGAGAGCCCCAACTGCCATTGGTGTTGCTGCTCTTGGGCCAATGATCCCAACTGTAAGTGCTGCTGCACAGCCAGCAGCAATGTTAGGTGCTACTACTATGAGAGTCGCTGCTGCCGCAATACCATCGTCACTTTCCACAAGGGCCGCCTCAGGAGCGTCCATATCTC CTCCAAGACTGCCCTGCGCATTGGGAGCAGCAATACCCAGCTGGATGAAGTGAAATCAGTACCAGCCAAGAGCCACCTGGTGAACCACCTCAATTGCCCCATGTGCAGCCGGCTGCGCCTGCACTCATTCATGCTGCCCTGCCATCACAGCCTGTGTGAGAAGTGCCTGCGGCAGCTGCAGAAGCACGCCGAGGTCACCGAGAATTTCTTCATCCTCATCTGCCCAGTGTGCGACCGCTCGCACTGCATGCCCTACAGCAACAAGATGCAGCTGCCGGAGAACTACCTGCGCGGGCGCCTCACCAAGCGCTACATGCAGCAGCACGGCTACCTCAAGTGGCGCTTTGACCGTTCCTCCGGGCCCATCCTCTGCCAGGTCTGCCGCAACAGGCGCATAGCATACAAGCGCTGCATCACCTGCCGCCTCAACCTGTGCAACGACTGCCTCAAGGCCTTCCACTCGGATGTGGCCATGCAAGACCACGTCTTTGTGGACACCAGCGCCGAGGAACAGGACGAGAAGATCTGCATCCACCACCCATCCAGCCGCATCATCGAGTACTGCCGCAATGACAACGAATTGCTCTGCACCTTCTGCAAGTTTTCTTTCCACAATGGCCACGACACCATCAGCCTCATCGACGCCTGCTCCGAAAGGGCCGCCTCACTCTTCAGCGCCATCGCCAAGTTCAAAGCAG TCCGATATGAAATTGATAATGACCTAATGGAATTCAACATcttaaaaaacagctttaaagcTGACAAGGAGGCAAAGCGAAAAGAGATCAGAAATGGCTTTCTCAAGTTGCGCAGCATTCttcaggagaaagagaagatCATCATGGAGCAGATAGAGAATCTAGAagtgtccaggcagaaggaaattgaaaaatatgtgtatgttACAACCATGAAAGTGAACGAGATGGATGGTCTGATCGCCTACTCCAAGGAAGCCCTGAAGGAGACTGGCCAGGTGGCATTCCTGCAGTCGGCCAAGATCCTGGTGGACCAGATTGAGGATGGCATCCAGACCACCTACAGGCCTGACCCACAGCTCCGGCTACACTCAATAAACTGCATGCCCTTGGACTTTGTTGAGCTTTCCAGTGCCATCCATGAGCTCTTCCCCACAGGGCCCAAGAAGGTATGCTCCTCAGGGGACTCACTGCCCTCCCGCTACCCCGTGCACTCAGAAACAATGATTGCCAGGAAGGTCACTTTCAGCACCCACAGCCTCGGCAACCAGCAGATATACCAGCGAAGCTCCTCCATCTTATCCTTCAGCAACACTGAggagaaggccaaggtgggtctGGAGGCCTGTGGGAGAGCCCAGTCAGCCACCCCCGCCAAACCCACAGATGGCCTCTACACCTACTGGTGTGCTGGAGCAGACAGCCAGTCTGTACAGAACAGCAGCAGCTTCCACAACTGGTACTCATTCAACGATGGCTCTGTGAAGACCCCGGGCCCAATTGTTATCTACCAGACTCTGGTGTACCCAAGAGCTGCCAAG GTTTACTGGACATGTCCAACAGAAGACGTGgactcttttgagatggaattctATGAAGTCATTACTTCCCCTCCTAACAACGTACAAATGGAGCTCTGCGGACAAATTCGGGACATAATGCAGCAGAATCTGGAGCTGCACAACCTGACCCCCAACACAGAATACGTGTTTAAAGTTAGAGCCATCAATGATAATGgtcctgggcaatggagtgataTCTGCAAG